The window ATATTGGATAAGCTAAAAGGCAGGCAAAGCTCGCTGATACGGCAATTAGCACAGGATATATTTGGCGCAGTTGACATAGTTAATCGTATTGAATCGAATTAGGTTTTACCGACAAGGGTACTAAAACAGCATTTTCAGTGCAATATGCAATGAATAAATCCCATAAAGGATCAGTAGGATACCGCTCAGTTTTTTCACCATAGGTTTTCTTAACCCGTCGGTGAACCACCGAAACCCCGCGCTTAAGGTAAGGAGTGCGGGTAGGGTACCAAGGCCAAAGGCGAACATGATTAACGCACCTTGATGCCAGCTACCACTGGCGATGCTCCAGGTAAGGGTTGAATATACCAGGCCGCAGGGTAACCAGCCCCAGATAGCGCCTAATGCTAAAGCATGGGAGCCGGAGTTGACCGGGATAAACCGTTTCGACAAAGGCTGTATCCGTTGCCACAATATTTTTCCAATGGCTTCTACCCGGTTGAGAACAAACAACCATTGGCCGATATACAGGCCGAGTAAAATCAGGAAGACTGCGGCGAAGATTTGCAGCATGGCAATGGGTACGCCAATGGAACGTGCCGCTATCGAGCCGGTAAAGCCAGCTATTGCGCCGGCGATGGTGTAGGAAAGGATCCGACCGAAATTGTAATTGAAGATAATGGCTGGCGCGGGTTTGTCTTTACCGACAGAGCGAGACAGCATTGAAGTGATGCCGCCGCACATAGCAATACAATGTCCGGCACCGGCGAGACCAACCAAAAATGCTGAAATGACATCCATTTCCATGGGCGAATTAACCTAGGGCTTTTCCGTTTCGACGTTTTCTTTAGTTACCACGTTACTGACGGCGCTCTTGTCAACGCTATCGTCGGCGCTAACGTCTGCTATTGATTCAGAGCTTTCGGTTTTTTTCGCTGGCTCATCATCAAATAAAATGCTCATTCCCTCTTTTTCCAGATCGTCGAATTGCTCGGATTTTACCGCCCAGAAAAATAAATAGATGGCCACCGCAGTGAATAAAATGGCAATAGGAATAAGGACGTAAATTACACTCATTTTTTTAGTAGCCTTAATGAATTTGTCACCACTATCAGGGAACTGGCCGACATACCCAATACCGCAAAGTAGGGGGTGATATAACCACATACGGCCAATGGCAGTACAATGGCATTATAGGCCATAGCCCAGCTAAAGTTTTGTTTAATAATACGTTGTGTGCGTATCGAGGTATCTTTTAAGGATAGCAAGCTGGTTAAATGGTTATCCAGCAAAATCACATCGGCGCCAGTTTTGGCGATCTCGGTGCCGCTACCCATGGCAACCGAAACATGAGCTCCGGCAAATACAGGGGCATCGTTAACCCCATCGCCAACCATTGCCACATTCTTGCCTTGCTCAGTTAGCTTGCTCAGGGTATCTAGCTTTTCAGATGCGGTTAAATTCGCTTTTGCCTCGGTTAAGGATGTACCGGCTGCAGCGAGTTGCTCTGAGAATCGATCAACACCCGTTTGATTATCACCGCTTAGCAA is drawn from Thalassotalea sp. PS06 and contains these coding sequences:
- a CDS encoding sulfite exporter TauE/SafE family protein gives rise to the protein MEMDVISAFLVGLAGAGHCIAMCGGITSMLSRSVGKDKPAPAIIFNYNFGRILSYTIAGAIAGFTGSIAARSIGVPIAMLQIFAAVFLILLGLYIGQWLFVLNRVEAIGKILWQRIQPLSKRFIPVNSGSHALALGAIWGWLPCGLVYSTLTWSIASGSWHQGALIMFAFGLGTLPALLTLSAGFRWFTDGLRKPMVKKLSGILLILYGIYSLHIALKMLF
- the ccoS gene encoding cbb3-type cytochrome oxidase assembly protein CcoS, translating into MSVIYVLIPIAILFTAVAIYLFFWAVKSEQFDDLEKEGMSILFDDEPAKKTESSESIADVSADDSVDKSAVSNVVTKENVETEKP